The Burkholderia cepacia ATCC 25416 genome includes a window with the following:
- a CDS encoding AraC family transcriptional regulator, translating to MMHPDLEVVEVRRDESFKVWSHGYPYRTIRWHFHPEFELHLIVATRGKYFVGDHIGSFGPGHLVLLGPNLPHNWVSDMAEGETVERRNLVIQFDPAFVRRCMDAFPECRDAQALLDDARRGVGFDAATSAAIAPLFDELLAARGMRRIALFMTILERLCGAAERTLLASPAYDQADVTPTRLSHALSYIGKNLASELRESDLAQLTGQSVSAFSRAFHRQTGMPFVQYVNRLRIESACQLLLADDANITDICFQAGFNNVSNFNRQFRAVKGMAPSEFRALQRLNARSRELALHAAPTGNPLPPRVVTPGAPELAPQPG from the coding sequence ATGATGCACCCCGATCTGGAAGTGGTCGAAGTGCGACGCGACGAGTCGTTCAAGGTCTGGTCGCACGGTTATCCGTATCGCACGATCCGCTGGCACTTCCATCCCGAATTCGAGCTGCACCTGATCGTCGCGACGCGCGGCAAGTATTTCGTCGGCGACCACATCGGTTCGTTCGGCCCCGGCCATCTCGTGCTGCTCGGCCCGAACCTGCCGCACAATTGGGTCAGCGACATGGCCGAAGGCGAAACCGTCGAACGCCGCAATCTCGTGATCCAGTTCGACCCGGCGTTCGTGCGCCGCTGCATGGACGCGTTTCCCGAATGCCGCGACGCGCAGGCGTTGCTCGACGATGCGCGGCGCGGGGTCGGCTTCGACGCGGCGACCAGCGCCGCGATCGCGCCGCTGTTCGACGAGCTGCTGGCCGCGCGCGGCATGCGCCGCATCGCGCTGTTCATGACGATCCTCGAACGGCTGTGCGGCGCGGCCGAACGCACGCTGCTCGCGAGCCCCGCGTACGACCAGGCCGATGTCACGCCGACGCGGCTCAGCCATGCGCTGTCGTACATCGGCAAGAACCTCGCGTCCGAGCTGCGCGAATCCGATCTCGCGCAACTGACCGGGCAGAGCGTCAGCGCGTTTTCGCGCGCGTTTCATCGCCAGACGGGCATGCCGTTCGTCCAGTACGTGAATCGTCTGCGGATTGAATCCGCGTGCCAGCTGCTGCTCGCCGACGACGCGAACATCACCGATATCTGCTTCCAGGCCGGCTTCAACAACGTGTCGAACTTCAACCGCCAGTTCCGCGCGGTGAAGGGGATGGCGCCGTCCGAATTCCGCGCACTGCAGCGCCTGAACGCGCGCAGCCGCGAACTGGCGCTGCACGCGGCGCCCACCGGCAATCCGCTGCCGCCGCGCGTCGTGACGCCCGGCGCGCCCGAACTCGCCCCGCAGCCCGGATGA
- a CDS encoding substrate-binding domain-containing protein → MTPASPASSSRRAARLAAVAAFAAAAWLPAAAVQAAPLRIGMTFQELNNPYFVTMQKALNDAAASIGAQVVVTDAHHDVSKQVSDVEDMLQKKIDILLVNPTDSTGIQSAITQAKKAGAVVVAVDANANGPVDSFVGSKNYDAGVMSCDYLAKAIGGSGEVAILDGIPVVPILERVRGCKAGLAKYPNVKLVDTQNGKQERATALSVTENLISAHPKLKGVFSVNDGGAMGALAAIESSGKDIKLTSVDGAPEAIAAIQKPNSKFIETTAQFPADQVRIALGIAIARKWGATVPKAIPVDVKVVDRGNAKGFSW, encoded by the coding sequence ATGACGCCTGCATCGCCCGCCTCATCCTCCCGTCGCGCCGCCCGTCTGGCGGCGGTTGCCGCGTTTGCCGCCGCGGCCTGGCTGCCCGCCGCCGCCGTGCAGGCCGCACCGCTGCGGATCGGCATGACGTTCCAGGAGCTCAACAACCCGTATTTCGTGACGATGCAGAAGGCGCTGAACGACGCGGCCGCGTCGATCGGCGCGCAGGTCGTCGTCACCGACGCGCATCACGACGTCAGCAAGCAGGTGAGCGACGTCGAGGACATGCTGCAGAAGAAGATCGACATCCTGCTCGTGAACCCGACCGATTCGACCGGCATCCAGTCGGCGATCACGCAGGCGAAGAAGGCCGGCGCGGTGGTCGTGGCCGTCGATGCGAACGCGAACGGCCCGGTCGATTCGTTCGTCGGCTCGAAGAACTACGACGCGGGCGTGATGTCGTGCGACTACCTCGCGAAAGCGATCGGCGGCAGCGGCGAGGTGGCGATCCTCGACGGCATTCCGGTCGTGCCGATTCTCGAACGCGTGCGCGGTTGCAAGGCGGGCCTCGCGAAATACCCGAACGTGAAGCTGGTCGACACGCAGAACGGCAAGCAGGAGCGTGCGACCGCGCTGTCGGTGACCGAGAACCTGATCTCCGCGCACCCGAAGCTGAAGGGCGTCTTCAGCGTGAACGACGGCGGCGCGATGGGCGCGCTCGCCGCGATCGAGAGCTCGGGCAAGGACATCAAGCTGACGAGCGTCGACGGCGCGCCCGAGGCGATCGCCGCGATCCAGAAGCCGAATTCGAAGTTCATCGAAACGACCGCGCAGTTCCCGGCCGACCAGGTGCGTATCGCGCTCGGCATCGCGATTGCGCGCAAGTGGGGCGCGACGGTGCCGAAGGCGATCCCGGTCGACGTGAAGGTGGTCGACCGCGGCAACGCGAAGGGCTTCAGCTGGTGA